One segment of Fuscovulum ytuae DNA contains the following:
- a CDS encoding winged helix DNA-binding protein, which yields MTRKNVQTQNDAVTPGLDWHWHLAESAVEVDTTELEFALMRTFEGFGRWQSECLASVCDLAATGPENALLHIIRMNERPKSIKDLARLTNRDDVPNIQYSLRKLISAGLILRKGSGRSGVTYEVTEEGRRVTDDYGAVRRRLLIQAVQTVPGFSDRLAEATRTLNLLSGIYEEISRVAATHRRG from the coding sequence ATGACGCGGAAAAATGTTCAAACTCAAAACGATGCCGTGACGCCGGGGCTTGATTGGCACTGGCACCTTGCGGAAAGCGCGGTCGAGGTCGACACGACGGAGTTGGAATTCGCCCTCATGCGGACCTTTGAGGGATTCGGGCGCTGGCAATCGGAATGCCTTGCCTCGGTCTGCGACCTTGCGGCGACGGGGCCGGAAAATGCGCTTCTCCACATCATCCGGATGAACGAGAGACCGAAAAGCATCAAGGACCTTGCGCGGCTGACCAACCGGGACGATGTGCCGAACATCCAATATTCCTTGCGCAAATTGATCAGTGCCGGGCTGATATTGCGCAAAGGATCAGGACGGTCGGGTGTGACCTATGAGGTGACAGAAGAGGGCCGCCGTGTGACGGATGACTATGGCGCGGTGCGGCGGAGACTACTGATACAGGCGGTGCAGACGGTGCCGGGGTTTTCGGACCGGCTGGCCGAAGCGACGCGGACGTTGAACCTTTTGTCGGGGATTTACGAGGAAATCTCGCGCGTTGCGGCGACGCATCGTCGGGGATGA
- a CDS encoding bifunctional salicylyl-CoA 5-hydroxylase/oxidoreductase: MKILCLGGGPAGLYFAISMKLRDPGHEVTVLERNRANDTFGWGVVLSDDALGRMARNDPVSTQAIRDHFAYWDDIAVVHDGVRTVSGGHGFAGIGRKQMLILLQARARELGVDLRFETEFKTAEDYRRDYDLVVASDGINSAVRREYEAVFQPDIDMRLCKFVWLGTHQKFDDAFTFIFEKTAHGWVWAHAYQFDDQTATFIVECAQETWDRWGFADMSKEETVETCRRIFERHLGGHDLMSNAAHLRGSAVWMNFPRVICGTWYHENVVLMGDAAATGHFSIGSGTRLAFDSAIALAEYLHSEPTLEAAFARYQEERRVEVLRLQSAARNSLEWFEQVERYLDLPPEQFAYSLLTRSQRISHENLRLRDPAWLRRAEDWFQRQAGGEEGRAPMFAPYRLRDMALKNRVVVSPMAQYKAVEGCPTDWHLVHYGERAKGGAGLVYTEMTCTSAQGRITPGCPGLYAPEHEAAWKRIVDFVHAETEAKICCQIGHAGRKASTQVGWEDGDAPLPAGNWEIIGPSSLPWSPRNAIPREMTRGDMEAVTAEFVAATQMAKRAGFDMIELHAAHGYLLSSFISPKSNRRTDGYGGSLENRMRWPLEVLRAMRAAWGEEKPLSVRISATDWVGDEGVTPDEAVKIAGLFAQAGADIIDVSAGQTSVDARPVYGRMFQTPFSDRIRNEAGLATMAVGNITEPDHVNSILLAGRADLVCLARPHLANPYWTLHAAVAMGDAATEWPLPYLAGRDQMRRLREKAAEVIRA, encoded by the coding sequence ATGAAGATTCTCTGCCTTGGGGGTGGCCCTGCCGGGCTTTACTTCGCCATCTCGATGAAGCTGCGCGATCCGGGGCATGAGGTGACGGTGCTGGAGCGGAACCGCGCCAATGACACCTTCGGATGGGGCGTGGTTCTGTCGGATGACGCGCTGGGGCGGATGGCGCGGAACGATCCTGTCTCGACCCAGGCGATCCGCGATCATTTCGCCTATTGGGACGATATCGCCGTGGTGCATGACGGCGTGCGCACCGTGTCGGGCGGGCATGGCTTTGCGGGGATCGGCAGGAAGCAGATGTTGATCCTGTTGCAGGCGCGGGCGCGGGAATTGGGCGTCGATCTGCGCTTTGAAACGGAGTTCAAGACGGCCGAAGACTATCGGCGGGATTACGATCTGGTCGTCGCCTCGGACGGGATCAATTCGGCGGTGCGGCGGGAATATGAGGCGGTGTTCCAGCCCGATATCGACATGCGCCTGTGCAAGTTCGTTTGGCTGGGCACGCATCAGAAATTTGACGACGCCTTCACCTTCATCTTTGAGAAGACGGCGCATGGCTGGGTCTGGGCGCATGCCTATCAATTCGACGACCAGACCGCGACCTTCATCGTGGAATGCGCGCAAGAGACATGGGACAGGTGGGGCTTTGCCGATATGTCCAAGGAAGAGACGGTGGAAACCTGCCGCCGGATCTTTGAACGGCATCTTGGCGGGCATGACCTGATGTCGAATGCCGCGCATCTGCGTGGGTCGGCGGTGTGGATGAACTTCCCCCGCGTGATCTGCGGGACGTGGTATCATGAAAACGTGGTCTTGATGGGGGATGCGGCGGCGACGGGGCATTTTTCCATCGGGTCGGGGACGCGGCTGGCCTTTGATAGCGCCATCGCGCTGGCCGAATATCTGCATTCGGAACCGACGCTAGAGGCGGCCTTTGCCCGTTATCAGGAGGAGCGGCGGGTGGAGGTGCTGCGCCTGCAATCGGCGGCGCGCAATTCGCTGGAATGGTTTGAGCAGGTGGAGAGGTATCTGGACCTGCCGCCCGAACAATTCGCTTATTCGCTGCTGACGCGCAGCCAGCGGATCAGCCATGAAAACCTGCGGCTGCGTGATCCGGCGTGGCTGCGGCGGGCGGAAGATTGGTTTCAGCGTCAGGCAGGCGGTGAGGAAGGCCGCGCGCCGATGTTCGCCCCCTATCGCTTGCGGGATATGGCGCTGAAGAACCGGGTCGTGGTGTCGCCCATGGCGCAATACAAGGCGGTGGAGGGCTGCCCGACCGATTGGCATCTTGTCCATTACGGTGAGCGCGCCAAGGGCGGCGCGGGGCTGGTTTACACAGAGATGACCTGCACCTCGGCGCAAGGCCGCATCACGCCGGGTTGCCCGGGGCTCTATGCGCCGGAACATGAGGCGGCGTGGAAGCGGATCGTCGATTTTGTGCATGCCGAGACGGAGGCGAAGATCTGCTGCCAGATCGGCCATGCAGGGCGGAAGGCATCGACTCAGGTCGGTTGGGAAGACGGGGATGCCCCCCTGCCTGCCGGGAATTGGGAGATCATCGGGCCATCGTCCCTGCCGTGGTCGCCCCGCAACGCCATCCCACGTGAGATGACGCGGGGCGATATGGAGGCGGTGACGGCGGAATTCGTGGCGGCAACCCAGATGGCAAAGCGCGCGGGGTTTGACATGATCGAACTGCATGCAGCGCATGGCTATCTGCTGTCGTCTTTCATTAGCCCGAAATCGAACAGGCGGACGGATGGCTATGGTGGTTCGTTGGAGAACCGCATGCGCTGGCCCTTGGAGGTGCTGCGGGCGATGCGGGCGGCTTGGGGCGAGGAAAAGCCCCTGTCGGTCCGCATCTCGGCCACGGATTGGGTGGGGGATGAGGGCGTCACACCGGATGAGGCGGTAAAGATCGCGGGCCTGTTCGCGCAGGCGGGGGCGGATATCATCGACGTGAGTGCGGGCCAGACCTCGGTTGATGCAAGGCCTGTTTATGGGCGGATGTTCCAGACGCCGTTTTCGGACCGCATCCGCAATGAGGCGGGGCTGGCCACGATGGCGGTGGGGAACATCACCGAACCGGACCATGTGAATTCCATCCTCTTGGCGGGGCGGGCCGATCTGGTTTGCCTTGCGCGGCCGCATCTGGCCAATCCCTATTGGACATTGCACGCCGCTGTTGCCATGGGCGATGCTGCGACGGAATGGCCGCTACCCTATCTGGCGGGGCGCGACCAGATGCGGCGTTTGCGCGAGAAGGCGGCAGAGGTGATCCGGGCATGA
- a CDS encoding indolepyruvate oxidoreductase subunit beta family protein has protein sequence MTVQESLGAELGARAADPRLSGIIKLAILAVGGQGGGVLTGWIEDLARANGYAAQATSVAGVAQRTGATVYYIEMAPCQPGDPVPVFSLMPAAGDVDIMVTAEMMEAGRAILRGFVTPDRTVLITSTHRALAVSEKMVPGDGIASSEEVMAAAEVAARRVIAADFDALAVANGSVISASLFGALAGAGVLPFPRAAFEAAIKAGGKGVDGSLRAFAAAYDLAVTPLAKVAPLAAAPAAPSVQGPARLVAEWNRLAAQVAGLPAPVAEMALPGLRKVVEFQDLAYGADYLGRLAAVLSRDTEAQGWALSREAAKHIANAMAYDDIIRVADLKTRGSRFARIRQEMRVKEANVLQLTEFFHPRAEEVVGLFPARLGAKLEADPKWMARLDRWFNKGRRLRTDSLPSFLVLHGLGGLRFWRRRTLRHAQEVAHLDRWLDTALGQAGQNYDLAVELIRCRRLIKGYSDTHARGHSKFDRVLAASARIATREDAADWCRRLREAALKDEEGKALEGAIRTIESFA, from the coding sequence ATGACCGTGCAGGAAAGCCTTGGCGCTGAACTGGGCGCGCGCGCCGCTGATCCCCGCCTGTCGGGGATCATCAAGCTGGCGATCCTTGCCGTGGGCGGGCAGGGCGGCGGCGTCCTGACGGGCTGGATCGAGGATCTGGCGCGGGCCAATGGCTATGCCGCGCAGGCGACATCGGTTGCAGGCGTGGCACAACGGACGGGGGCGACGGTCTATTACATCGAAATGGCCCCGTGCCAGCCGGGCGACCCGGTGCCGGTATTCTCGCTGATGCCGGCGGCGGGCGATGTGGATATCATGGTCACCGCCGAGATGATGGAGGCAGGCCGCGCCATCCTGCGCGGTTTCGTGACACCGGATCGGACGGTGCTGATCACCTCTACCCACCGTGCCTTGGCGGTTTCGGAAAAGATGGTGCCGGGGGATGGCATCGCCTCATCCGAAGAGGTGATGGCTGCGGCAGAGGTCGCGGCGCGGCGGGTGATCGCAGCAGATTTCGATGCGCTGGCCGTGGCGAATGGATCGGTGATCTCGGCCTCGCTCTTTGGGGCCTTGGCGGGGGCGGGGGTGCTGCCCTTCCCGCGCGCGGCTTTCGAGGCGGCGATCAAGGCTGGCGGCAAAGGGGTGGACGGGTCGCTGCGCGCCTTCGCGGCGGCCTATGATCTGGCCGTGACGCCCTTGGCAAAGGTGGCACCTCTGGCCGCCGCACCTGCCGCGCCATCGGTGCAGGGTCCGGCGCGGCTGGTCGCGGAATGGAACAGGCTGGCGGCGCAGGTGGCGGGTTTGCCTGCGCCGGTGGCTGAAATGGCGCTGCCCGGCCTGCGCAAGGTGGTGGAATTTCAGGACCTTGCCTATGGGGCGGATTACCTAGGCCGTCTGGCGGCCGTCCTGTCCCGCGATACGGAAGCGCAAGGCTGGGCGCTGTCGCGCGAGGCTGCGAAACACATCGCCAATGCCATGGCCTATGACGATATCATCCGGGTGGCCGACCTAAAGACGCGGGGCAGCCGCTTTGCCCGCATCCGGCAAGAGATGCGGGTGAAAGAGGCCAATGTCCTGCAATTGACCGAATTCTTCCATCCTCGGGCCGAAGAGGTTGTGGGCCTGTTCCCCGCTCGCCTTGGCGCGAAGCTTGAGGCCGATCCGAAATGGATGGCGCGGCTGGATCGCTGGTTCAACAAGGGGCGGCGTCTGCGGACTGACAGCCTTCCGTCCTTCCTTGTGCTGCATGGTTTGGGCGGGTTGCGGTTCTGGCGGCGGCGCACGCTGCGTCATGCGCAAGAGGTGGCCCATCTTGACCGTTGGCTGGATACCGCATTGGGGCAAGCGGGACAGAATTACGATCTGGCAGTAGAACTGATCCGATGCCGCCGCTTGATCAAGGGCTATTCCGACACCCATGCGCGGGGCCATTCGAAATTCGACCGCGTGCTTGCGGCCTCGGCCCGCATCGCGACGCGCGAGGATGCCGCCGACTGGTGCCGCCGCTTGCGCGAGGCGGCGCTAAAGGATGAGGAGGGCAAGGCGCTGGAGGGCGCGATCCGGACGATCGAAAGTTTCGCCTGA
- a CDS encoding 3-hydroxyacyl-CoA dehydrogenase NAD-binding domain-containing protein encodes MTIGIIGLGAMGLGIAQVFAQAGFSVRATDANADTRASAPTRLADALAARVAKGALTEADKTAILQRLVILNRIEDIPPADLVIEAVLERAEVKHQVFSLLEQGLAPDAVLASNTSSLSITALAKGLRHPERLVGLHFFNPAPVMRLVELIPHAGTSTDALNTARSLTERAGKTVIQCADRPGFIVNRCARPFYGEALAMLEEGRTAGEVDAAMMAAGYRLGPFALIDLIGADINLAATEGLAAAMGNHPRYHVFDALKAQVASGYIGRKSLKGFIFPEDAPPPPNDAAAIALRIEATLVNEAAWLLAEGGTTAEGIDSAMKLGLNFPRGPFEAMARHGQMNILQTLAKLEENAPPHLRTRYIPAPGLMP; translated from the coding sequence ATGACCATCGGGATCATAGGCTTGGGTGCCATGGGCCTTGGCATCGCGCAAGTCTTTGCGCAGGCTGGATTTTCCGTCCGCGCGACCGATGCCAACGCGGACACCCGCGCCTCTGCCCCCACCCGCCTTGCCGATGCTCTGGCCGCCCGCGTGGCCAAGGGTGCGCTGACCGAAGCCGATAAAACCGCGATCCTTCAAAGGCTTGTGATCCTCAATCGGATCGAAGACATCCCCCCCGCCGATCTGGTGATCGAGGCGGTTCTGGAGCGGGCCGAGGTGAAGCATCAGGTCTTTTCCCTTCTCGAACAGGGACTTGCCCCTGATGCCGTGCTGGCCAGCAATACCTCGTCCCTGTCGATCACAGCCCTGGCCAAAGGGCTGCGCCACCCCGAGCGTCTGGTCGGTTTACACTTCTTCAACCCGGCCCCGGTAATGCGTCTGGTGGAACTGATCCCCCATGCCGGAACCTCCACCGATGCCCTGAACACCGCCCGCAGCTTGACCGAACGCGCAGGAAAAACCGTTATCCAATGCGCCGACCGCCCGGGTTTCATCGTCAACCGCTGCGCCCGCCCCTTTTACGGAGAGGCGTTGGCAATGCTGGAAGAGGGGCGGACCGCAGGCGAGGTCGACGCCGCGATGATGGCGGCGGGCTATCGCCTTGGCCCCTTCGCGCTGATTGATCTGATCGGGGCCGACATCAACCTTGCCGCCACCGAAGGCCTTGCCGCCGCGATGGGAAACCATCCGCGTTATCACGTCTTTGATGCGCTGAAGGCCCAAGTGGCAAGCGGCTACATTGGGCGTAAGTCATTGAAAGGTTTCATATTTCCAGAAGACGCGCCACCCCCGCCCAATGATGCCGCAGCCATCGCCCTGCGCATCGAGGCCACCCTCGTGAACGAGGCGGCATGGCTGCTGGCCGAAGGCGGCACCACTGCCGAAGGGATCGACAGCGCAATGAAACTCGGCCTCAACTTCCCGCGCGGTCCGTTTGAGGCGATGGCCCGCCATGGCCAAATGAACATCCTGCAAACCCTTGCAAAGCTGGAAGAAAACGCCCCCCCTCATCTGCGGACCCGCTACATACCCGCCCCCGGACTCATGCCATGA
- a CDS encoding acetyl-CoA C-acyltransferase encodes MTDVFLCAHRRTPIGRHGGALAMVRPDDMAAHVIDGLLDLHPGLAVDEVIFGCANQAGEDNRNVARMAVLLSRLPETVPALTVNRLCASGLDAVILGARAIRDGADVVIAGGVESMTRAPFVLGKAETAFARQAEMHDTTIGWRFINDHIARAYGTDSMPETAENVATEHGISRADQDAFALRSQSRYSAEWHAADILPVTIRGRKGDTRVTTDEHPRPTTFEKLATLPTPFRSDGTVTAGNAAGINDGASALILASAAGIRRHSLTPLARIGAAATAGVAPRIMGLGPIAAGERLMARTGRAPADHDVIEVNEAFAAQVLACLRAWRIPDDAAQVNAYGGGISMGHPLGMSGARIAGTAARRLAETSGRSALVALCVGVGQGVALELLAL; translated from the coding sequence ATGACCGACGTCTTCCTCTGCGCCCATCGCCGCACCCCCATTGGCCGCCACGGTGGTGCTCTGGCCATGGTCCGGCCTGATGACATGGCCGCCCATGTGATCGACGGCCTTCTCGATCTGCATCCCGGTCTTGCGGTGGATGAGGTCATCTTCGGCTGCGCCAATCAGGCGGGCGAGGATAACCGCAACGTCGCGCGCATGGCGGTCTTGCTGTCACGCCTGCCTGAAACCGTGCCTGCCCTGACGGTGAACCGCCTCTGCGCCAGCGGTCTGGATGCCGTGATCCTTGGCGCGCGGGCCATCCGCGACGGGGCAGACGTGGTGATCGCAGGCGGCGTGGAAAGCATGACGCGCGCGCCCTTCGTGCTGGGCAAGGCTGAAACAGCCTTTGCGCGTCAGGCGGAAATGCATGACACAACAATAGGTTGGCGCTTCATCAACGACCACATCGCCCGCGCGTACGGCACTGACTCGATGCCCGAGACGGCCGAGAATGTCGCCACCGAACATGGCATCTCGCGCGCCGATCAGGATGCTTTCGCCCTGCGCTCGCAGTCGCGCTACAGCGCCGAATGGCATGCGGCAGATATCCTTCCTGTCACGATCCGAGGCCGCAAGGGCGACACGCGGGTCACCACAGACGAACATCCCCGCCCGACGACGTTTGAGAAACTGGCCACCCTGCCCACCCCCTTCCGCAGCGATGGCACCGTCACGGCGGGGAATGCGGCGGGCATCAATGACGGGGCCTCGGCCCTGATCCTTGCCTCTGCGGCCGGGATAAGGCGCCACAGCCTCACCCCCCTCGCCCGGATCGGCGCGGCGGCCACAGCAGGGGTCGCCCCGCGGATCATGGGCCTGGGCCCTATCGCCGCGGGCGAAAGGCTGATGGCGCGAACGGGGCGAGCACCTGCGGACCATGACGTGATCGAGGTGAACGAAGCCTTCGCCGCACAGGTTCTGGCCTGCCTGCGCGCATGGCGCATCCCCGATGATGCCGCGCAGGTGAATGCCTATGGTGGCGGGATCAGCATGGGCCACCCCTTGGGCATGTCCGGCGCGCGGATCGCCGGAACGGCGGCGAGGCGGCTGGCGGAAACAAGCGGTCGGTCGGCCCTTGTCGCGCTTTGCGTGGGTGTGGGCCAAGGCGTGGCGCTGGAACTGCTTGCCCTGTAG
- a CDS encoding enoyl-CoA hydratase-related protein, with protein MDLLIERQNGWAQLTLNRPAQKNALNTALLGAVAAALSEMAADPAIRAVMVTGAGGHFAAGADIGEIEHKTAAEGSIDPRKTHWAAIRAFPKPLIAAVEGFALGGGFELALMADLMVLGPTARLGLPETNLGLIPGAGGGQRLMALAGRARAMRMVLMGEVIDARTAHDWGIASYLITDEAPAACPQFAAQIAAQISERAPLALMAAKAAVLAGEARSLALAEERQAFERLLDSADKSIGIAAFRARTKAEFTGK; from the coding sequence ATGGACCTGTTGATCGAACGCCAAAATGGCTGGGCGCAGCTGACCTTGAACCGTCCCGCGCAGAAGAACGCGCTGAACACCGCGCTTCTGGGGGCGGTGGCGGCTGCCTTGTCGGAGATGGCCGCCGATCCTGCGATCCGCGCGGTGATGGTGACAGGGGCCGGGGGCCATTTCGCCGCCGGGGCAGATATTGGCGAAATCGAACACAAGACCGCCGCCGAAGGGTCCATTGATCCAAGAAAAACGCATTGGGCCGCGATCCGTGCCTTTCCCAAACCGCTCATCGCGGCGGTCGAGGGGTTTGCTCTGGGTGGCGGCTTTGAACTGGCGCTGATGGCCGATCTGATGGTGCTAGGCCCGACCGCCCGCCTTGGCTTGCCGGAAACCAACCTTGGCCTCATCCCCGGCGCGGGCGGGGGGCAGCGCCTGATGGCGCTGGCGGGTCGGGCGCGGGCCATGCGCATGGTGCTGATGGGCGAGGTGATCGATGCCCGCACCGCCCATGACTGGGGCATCGCATCTTACCTGATTACTGACGAAGCGCCCGCTGCGTGCCCACAGTTTGCGGCACAAATCGCGGCACAAATCTCTGAACGTGCGCCGCTGGCCCTGATGGCCGCCAAAGCCGCAGTTCTGGCGGGCGAAGCGCGCAGCCTTGCCTTGGCCGAGGAGCGCCAAGCCTTTGAAAGGCTTCTCGATTCAGCGGATAAATCCATCGGCATCGCAGCCTTCCGCGCCCGAACCAAGGCGGAGTTTACGGGAAAATGA
- a CDS encoding LLM class flavin-dependent oxidoreductase, translated as MPQHPMLSGERFRLGTFSTNCSSGMTPTKAPERWVNSWDNNLKLAQMLDEAGIDFMLPIARWIGYGGETDFHGGVLETMTWAAGLLAATKNIAVFATIHTAANHPVVVAKQMATIDQIGHGRAGLNIVAGWNKPEYEALGLTLPDDHETRYAYAQEWFDLIRKLWTSDDHFDWDGAYFKAKRVKGDPKPIRGSVPIINAAGSPQGREFATDNADFLFTPAIDLDRSKGEIADLKAQAAAKGRKVNVLTFSHVICRPTEAEAKAYADYTAVQNADTDAVDNLVRLQFAHAHSFPHDLLAQIKHLFALGHGGFPLIGTPDQVAEGILKLHAAGFAGTTLSFVDYVEEFPYFRDTVLPKLAAAGIR; from the coding sequence ATGCCACAACACCCGATGCTCTCGGGCGAACGCTTTCGCCTTGGCACTTTCTCGACCAATTGCTCATCGGGCATGACGCCCACCAAGGCCCCGGAACGCTGGGTCAACAGCTGGGACAATAACCTGAAGTTGGCACAGATGCTGGACGAGGCAGGGATCGACTTCATGCTGCCCATCGCCCGCTGGATCGGCTATGGCGGCGAGACGGATTTCCATGGCGGCGTGCTGGAGACGATGACATGGGCGGCGGGCCTTCTGGCCGCCACCAAGAATATCGCTGTCTTTGCCACCATCCACACCGCCGCGAACCACCCGGTCGTTGTGGCCAAGCAGATGGCCACGATCGACCAGATCGGCCATGGCCGCGCCGGGCTGAACATCGTGGCGGGCTGGAACAAGCCGGAATATGAGGCGCTGGGTCTGACCCTGCCCGATGATCACGAAACGCGCTATGCCTATGCGCAGGAATGGTTTGACCTGATCCGCAAGCTTTGGACATCGGACGATCATTTCGATTGGGACGGCGCCTATTTCAAAGCCAAGCGTGTGAAGGGTGACCCGAAACCAATCCGGGGATCGGTTCCCATCATCAACGCCGCAGGCAGCCCGCAGGGCCGCGAATTCGCGACCGACAATGCCGATTTTCTCTTCACCCCTGCCATCGACCTTGATCGGTCAAAGGGCGAGATTGCCGATCTCAAGGCGCAGGCGGCGGCCAAGGGGCGCAAGGTCAATGTGCTGACCTTCAGCCATGTCATCTGCCGGCCGACCGAGGCAGAGGCCAAGGCCTATGCCGACTACACTGCTGTGCAGAACGCCGATACCGATGCGGTGGACAATCTGGTGCGGCTGCAATTCGCCCATGCCCACAGCTTTCCGCATGACCTTCTGGCACAGATCAAACACCTTTTCGCGCTGGGGCATGGCGGATTTCCTCTGATCGGGACGCCGGATCAGGTGGCAGAGGGCATCTTGAAGCTGCACGCCGCGGGCTTTGCGGGAACCACCCTCTCTTTCGTCGATTATGTCGAGGAATTCCCCTATTTCCGCGATACGGTGCTGCCCAAACTGGCAGCGGCAGGGATCAGGTAA
- a CDS encoding flavin reductase family protein, whose product MAEEPTGKDFRDAMRAFVGNCSVITVGDGDEASGLVVTSAISLSADPPRLLACVNRTASSHPLLVKYGRFGWSSLGAAHQAVAERFSGFGGVKGAARYDGAEWETAVTGARLLKGAPAAFDCTVEEMIDRDTHSILIGRVQAIRTAPDTGALIYWNGAYRTID is encoded by the coding sequence ATGGCCGAGGAACCGACGGGCAAGGATTTCCGCGATGCAATGCGCGCCTTCGTGGGCAATTGCAGCGTCATTACCGTGGGCGATGGGGATGAGGCGTCGGGCCTTGTCGTGACCTCGGCCATCTCGCTTTCGGCCGATCCGCCGCGCCTTTTGGCCTGCGTGAACCGGACGGCGTCCAGCCACCCTTTGCTGGTCAAATATGGCAGGTTCGGCTGGTCCTCGCTTGGTGCCGCGCATCAGGCGGTGGCGGAACGTTTCTCAGGTTTTGGCGGGGTGAAGGGGGCGGCGCGCTATGACGGGGCGGAATGGGAAACCGCTGTCACTGGCGCGCGCCTTCTGAAAGGCGCTCCTGCCGCCTTTGATTGCACCGTCGAAGAGATGATCGACCGCGACACCCATTCCATCCTGATCGGGCGGGTGCAGGCAATCCGCACCGCGCCGGATACGGGGGCGCTGATCTATTGGAACGGGGCCTATCGGACCATCGATTAA